DNA from Roseimicrobium sp. ORNL1:
GGACGGCGCGACCCTGCGCCGCGAAGTACCCACCGCGGCAGCAAAATGGGGCAATGCCCTGAGCGTGCTGCTGGGTGACAGCCTCTTCGCCTACGCGCTGGAACTGGCGACTGAGTTCTCGGACTCGGGCATCTGCCGCCGCATCGCCCGCGCCTCGCGTGATGTGGCCTGCGGTGAGATCCTGCAGACGCAGCGCCGTTTTGATTTCAATCTCTCGCTGCCGGATTACTTCCGCATCATCGAGATGAAGACTGCCGCACTCTTCGCGGCCGCGACCGAACTGGGCGCACGGCTCAATGGCCAGAGCGATGCCCTGGTGGCCTCCATGGAGAGCTACGGCCTGAAGCTCGGCACCGCGTACCAGATCTACGACGACTGCATCGACCTCGTGGGCGATGAAAAGGCGATTGGCAAGACCCTCGGCACCGACCTCGCGAAAGGCAAGCTGACCCTGCCGATGCTGTACCTCCTGCAGGACGCCAGCGAGCAGCAGCGCATTAAATTGCAGCGCATGGTGCTCAAGGGCGAGCCGATGGATACGACAATCCTTGCCGGCATCGCCGACTACGCCGGTGCCATCGACCGGGCCGTAAGAACCGCGCGTGAAATGCTGGACGATGCGAGGAACAATCTCGTGGGCCTTTCCTCCACCGTCTACAAGGATGCCATGGTCACGGTCACCCACTATCTGGATGGCCTGCTGGACCAGTGCAAGGCTGCCTGATCGTCACGCGATCCAAGCCGCAACTTCACCTTCCGTCGTTGACGCCATGGCGCAACTTGCTTGGGTGCGCGCATGTCCGGCTCCCAGCGCATCCATGATCTTCCTGAGCACGATCGCCCTCGTGAAAGGCTTCTGAGACTGGGGGCGGAATCGCTGACTCATGCCGAATTGCTGGCGCTCTTCATCAACACGGGCATGCGGGGGGAGAATGCCATCCAGGTCGCCGAGCGCTTGCTGCGCGAGACCAAGAACCTTCGCAACCTCTCCAGGATGGGAGGCAAGGAACTGGCAAAGATAAAAGGACTCGGCCCTGCCAAGGCAGCCCACATCGCAGCCGCCTTCGAATTGGGTCGACGAGCCACCGTGGAGCAGGTGCTGGAGGAGAAACTCGACGAACCGGAGAAGGTCTACCGCTACCTCGGCCAGGACATGGCGCGGCAGGGTTACGAGACCCTGCGCATCCTGGTGCTGAATACCAGAATGGGGCTGGAACATGATGAAATGGTCTTCCAAGGGACGGTAAACGAGAGCCCCGCGCACCCACGGGAAATCATGCGCATCGCTGCGGTCCACCGCGCCCACTCCTTTATCCTCGCGCACAATCACCCCAGCGGAGATCCTTCCCCCAGTGAAATGGACCGGCGCTTCACCCAGCGCATCCGGCAGTGCGCGGAAATCATGCAGATCCAGTTCGCAGACCACGTCATCATCGGCGCCCCGCGACAGGGCAGTCAGCCATGGTTCAGCTTCCGGGCGGCGGGGTTGCTGTGAGCAAGCTTGCACTGTGAAGGGGAATGGAGCGACTGCAGCCCTGGGAGCAGCCCTGGGAGCGCTGGCCTCTGGCCGGCGTATTCATGCACCCGGCGAGCAGCAGCCGGCCAGAGGCCAGCGCTCCCAGGGCCCATGCGAAAAAGTCACCTCTTGAGGTGTGGAGTACCTACAACACATGGGTTGCGAGCTTGAAGGTCCCGCGCCACCATCGGCGCATCTGTCTCCATCATGGTTCATCCCACCGCCATCATCTCCCCCGAAGCCGAAATCGACCCCTCTGCCGAAGTGGGGGCCTATGCCATCATCGAGGGACCAGTGAAGATAGGCGCGGGCTGCAAAATCGCCCCGCATGCCCAGATTTTGGGGGACACGCTCATCGGTGAAGGCACCACCATTGGGCGGGGCGCAGTCATTGGAGAAACGCCCCAGGACATCGGCTTCACCACCGCCATCGCCAGCGGGGTGCGCCTCGGTAAAAACAACGTCATCCGCGAGCATGTCACCATCCACCGCGGCTCCAAGGAAGGGGGCACGACCGAGATCGGGGACCACAACTTCCTCATGGTCGGCTCCCACCTCGGCCACGACGTGAGGCTGGGGAACCGGAACATCCTGGCCAATGCCGTGCTGGTGGCCGGGCATGTGCACATTGGGAACAACACCTTCGTGGGCGGCAGCGCCGTGTTTCACCAGTTCATCCGCATCGGGGATTTCTGTGTGGTGCAGGGAAATGGCAGCTTCAGCCGGGACATCCCCCACTACTGTGCCGCCCAGCGGGTCAACCGCCTCAGCGGCCTGAATGTGGTCGGCCTGCGCCGTCAAGGCTTCAATTCGGAGGACCGGGCCGGTATCAAGGACCTCTTCAATCTTGTGTTTCGTTCTGGTCACAATCTCACCCAGGCCCTCGGCGCCGCCCGTGAGCGGACTTGGAGCGAACACGCGGCCAAGTTGCTGGCCTTCCTGGAGGCTCCCAGCAAGAAGGGCGTCTGCACCCTGTCCCTGCGGCACGAGGAGGACGAATAAAGTCCTCGCCCAGGCGGCCTTCCCACCGATGCCTGTCCTTGGGTGAACACTGGCAGATTTCTTGTCCTTTTCCTTGCCGCCTCCAGCCTGTTCGCCTATTTCATGGATTTTAACAACCTGCTCCCAACACCGTCCGCCACCGCGGACGAGCCCACTCTCCCGACTCCCGCACCATGAAGCATGTTCTTCCCCTCCTCGGTTGCGTCTTGCTGGCAGCCGCCAGCGTCCAAGGACAGTCATCCGACATCTTGGGAACGCTGACCAGCAACATCAACATCGAGGGCCTCGAAACGTCCTTCGATCCCACCACGGGAATCGCTACCGCCAAGGGCGATGTGTACATCAAGTACGAGGACACCGAAATCAAAGCCGCCCAGGCGGACTACAACTCCACCACCGGTGATGTCATCGCCAAGGGCAACGTGGTCGTGGTCAAGCAGGGGAATATCTACCGCGGTGAGAACATCACCTACAACGTCAAAACCCAGGAGCTCAGCGCCAACAATATCCGCAGCGCCCTTCCCCCGATTTTCTATCAGGCGGAAGACTTCCAAACCAACGCGGGCGAGCTGAAGCGCATCGACGGCACGGACTCCTACTTCACCACGCACGACGCCCAGAGCCCGAACTACCGGGTGAAGGCCAAGTCCATCACCATCTATCCGGAAGACCGGATTGTGATGAAGCACGTGAAGGTCTACCTGGGCAACACCCCGGTATTCTACCTCCCCTACATCGTCCAGCCGCTTAATGATGAGCTGGGTTACTTCTTCCAGCCGGGCTACACCAGCCAATGGGGCGTTTTCCTGCTCAACCAGTACGGGGTGATGCACGGTGACCATACCCTGGCCAAATATCACCTCGACCTCCGCAGCGAGCGCGGTGTGGGTGTGGGTGCTGACTTCCAGTCCATGAAGTGGAAGAAGCTGGGCAACGACAACTTCGGCCACCTGACCTTCTACTACGCCTACGACACGAATCCGGAAGAAGGCGTGAATGACTCCATCCGCCCGGACAGCCTGGTCGATGAGAACCGCTACCGCATCGGGTTCCAGCATCGCATCTTCATTCCCGGTCCTGCCGAGAGCACCTGGTACCTGGACTTCGACCTCACGAAACTGAGCGATCAGTTCATGCTGGAAGACTACTACCTGAATGACTTCCGCATCAACCCCGAGCCGGACAACCACGTCAAGCTGGTGCACCGCGACGACCGCTTCACGGCGACGCTGCTGGCCCGCTTCCAGATGAACGACTTCTATCACACGGACACCCGTCTGCCGGAACTCGCCT
Protein-coding regions in this window:
- a CDS encoding polyprenyl synthetase family protein — protein: MKLPSFLKPKAAFPFELVKPELDRIEQILQEQARAFDPAVEGYVSYVCNTSGKRIRPALAVLAGGSTGGVSDDHRRLSVILEMVHIASLVHDDIMDGATLRREVPTAAAKWGNALSVLLGDSLFAYALELATEFSDSGICRRIARASRDVACGEILQTQRRFDFNLSLPDYFRIIEMKTAALFAAATELGARLNGQSDALVASMESYGLKLGTAYQIYDDCIDLVGDEKAIGKTLGTDLAKGKLTLPMLYLLQDASEQQRIKLQRMVLKGEPMDTTILAGIADYAGAIDRAVRTAREMLDDARNNLVGLSSTVYKDAMVTVTHYLDGLLDQCKAA
- the radC gene encoding DNA repair protein RadC, whose amino-acid sequence is MSGSQRIHDLPEHDRPRERLLRLGAESLTHAELLALFINTGMRGENAIQVAERLLRETKNLRNLSRMGGKELAKIKGLGPAKAAHIAAAFELGRRATVEQVLEEKLDEPEKVYRYLGQDMARQGYETLRILVLNTRMGLEHDEMVFQGTVNESPAHPREIMRIAAVHRAHSFILAHNHPSGDPSPSEMDRRFTQRIRQCAEIMQIQFADHVIIGAPRQGSQPWFSFRAAGLL
- the lpxA gene encoding acyl-ACP--UDP-N-acetylglucosamine O-acyltransferase, which produces MVHPTAIISPEAEIDPSAEVGAYAIIEGPVKIGAGCKIAPHAQILGDTLIGEGTTIGRGAVIGETPQDIGFTTAIASGVRLGKNNVIREHVTIHRGSKEGGTTEIGDHNFLMVGSHLGHDVRLGNRNILANAVLVAGHVHIGNNTFVGGSAVFHQFIRIGDFCVVQGNGSFSRDIPHYCAAQRVNRLSGLNVVGLRRQGFNSEDRAGIKDLFNLVFRSGHNLTQALGAARERTWSEHAAKLLAFLEAPSKKGVCTLSLRHEEDE